From one Thalassospira lucentensis genomic stretch:
- a CDS encoding MerR family DNA-binding transcriptional regulator, whose amino-acid sequence MTKIDDRFYTVPELAENLGVTPRTIRFYEQKGLVAPQRAGTTRIYTRQDRARMLIILRGKRLGFTLKEIADYLDLYGADPTQAEQIRMLLTRVRDRIEALEDQRQALDVTLDELRDIEQQSIDALKEKGLDPVA is encoded by the coding sequence ATGACGAAAATTGACGACCGGTTTTATACCGTTCCCGAACTGGCCGAAAATCTGGGGGTTACGCCACGCACCATCCGGTTTTACGAACAAAAAGGTCTCGTAGCACCACAACGTGCCGGCACGACAAGGATCTACACCCGGCAGGACAGAGCCAGAATGCTGATCATCCTGCGGGGCAAACGATTGGGTTTCACGCTGAAAGAGATTGCAGATTATCTGGATCTTTATGGCGCAGACCCCACCCAGGCCGAGCAGATCAGGATGTTGCTGACCCGGGTTCGGGACCGAATAGAAGCCCTGGAAGATCAACGCCAGGCACTGGACGTCACTTTGGACGAATTGCGTGACATCGAACAACAATCGATTGATGCGCTTAAAGAAAAAGGACTCGATCCGGTAGCGTAA
- a CDS encoding 3-hydroxyacyl-CoA dehydrogenase/enoyl-CoA hydratase family protein produces MTSIKQVAVIGAGVMGAGIAAHIANSGTPVLLLDIVPEGSKNRNAVAEGAVAKMLKTDPAPFMSKRVAKLITCGNIEDDLDKLAKCDWIVEAVIERLDIKQDLYRKIDAVRAKGSVVSSNTSTIPLATLIDGMGDGFAQDFIITHFFNPPRYMRLLELVGSNVTRSGVIDMVAEFADHKLGKTCVICHDKPGFIANRLGVYWIQAAMVEAMDRGLTVEEADSVIGRPFGIPKTGVFGLMDLVGLDLMPHVQSSMAGSLDKSDPFHAIYRESDLVGKLIADGYTGRKGKGGFYRLNREGGEKVKESVNLQTGEFARSEKARLESVRSAGKDPRKMMEANDKEGLYGRAVMAKTLAYAAFIAEEAANSIVDVDDAMKLGYAWKTGPFELIDAIGVDTLIAMLEADGIEVPALLKKAAGKSFYKVEDGTLFFLGFDGTYTKVTRPDGVLLLEDIKRKSEPVVGNRAASLWDIGDGVACLEFHTKMNALDADVLGMIKTSIRTVKKQFKAMVIYNEGSNFSAGANLGLALFAANIAAWPEIENLVETGQETYKALKYSPFPVVGAPSGMALGGGCEVLLHCDAVQAHGETYIGLVEPGVGLIPAWGGCKEMIRRWSENPKFPKGPMAPSAKAFEIISVATVAKSAMEAKENLFFREGDGITMNRNRLLADAKARALAMVEGYEAPEEFTYRLPGESARVAFEMAVDGFYRLGKATDYDRVVAGELARVLAGGDTDVTEELSEDDILELEREGFMRLVRNEGTMARVEHMLLTGKPLRN; encoded by the coding sequence ATGACCAGCATCAAACAGGTCGCCGTTATCGGCGCCGGTGTTATGGGGGCCGGAATTGCCGCCCATATCGCCAACTCGGGCACGCCCGTTCTGTTGCTTGATATCGTTCCCGAAGGATCAAAAAACCGCAACGCGGTGGCCGAAGGTGCGGTTGCCAAAATGCTGAAGACCGATCCGGCCCCGTTCATGTCCAAACGTGTGGCAAAGCTGATCACGTGCGGCAATATCGAGGACGATCTTGATAAACTCGCCAAATGTGACTGGATCGTCGAGGCCGTCATCGAACGCCTTGATATCAAGCAGGATCTGTATCGCAAAATTGATGCCGTTCGCGCCAAGGGATCGGTTGTCTCGTCAAACACCTCGACCATTCCGCTGGCCACACTGATCGATGGCATGGGCGACGGGTTTGCGCAGGATTTCATCATCACGCATTTCTTCAACCCGCCGCGCTATATGCGTCTGCTGGAACTGGTCGGATCAAACGTCACCCGAAGCGGCGTTATCGACATGGTCGCCGAATTTGCCGATCACAAACTGGGCAAGACCTGTGTCATTTGTCATGACAAGCCGGGCTTTATCGCAAACCGCCTTGGTGTCTACTGGATTCAGGCCGCCATGGTCGAAGCCATGGACCGGGGATTGACTGTCGAAGAAGCCGACAGCGTCATTGGTCGCCCGTTCGGCATTCCCAAAACCGGTGTCTTTGGCCTGATGGATCTGGTGGGTCTGGATCTGATGCCGCATGTGCAATCCAGCATGGCAGGTAGCCTTGATAAATCCGATCCGTTCCACGCGATTTACCGCGAAAGTGATCTGGTCGGAAAACTGATCGCGGATGGCTATACCGGCCGCAAGGGCAAAGGCGGTTTTTACCGTCTGAACCGCGAAGGTGGCGAAAAGGTCAAGGAATCCGTCAATCTTCAGACCGGTGAATTCGCCAGATCGGAAAAAGCCCGCCTTGAAAGCGTCCGTTCTGCCGGTAAAGACCCGCGCAAAATGATGGAAGCAAATGACAAGGAGGGCCTTTATGGCCGTGCCGTGATGGCCAAAACCCTTGCCTATGCCGCCTTCATCGCCGAAGAAGCCGCCAATTCGATTGTCGATGTCGATGACGCGATGAAACTTGGCTATGCGTGGAAAACCGGCCCGTTCGAACTAATTGATGCCATCGGGGTCGATACCCTGATTGCCATGCTTGAAGCGGATGGTATCGAGGTCCCGGCATTACTCAAAAAGGCCGCCGGGAAATCGTTTTACAAGGTCGAAGACGGCACGCTGTTCTTCCTTGGTTTTGATGGCACATACACCAAAGTCACTCGCCCGGACGGTGTTCTTCTGCTTGAAGACATCAAACGCAAATCCGAACCGGTTGTCGGCAACCGCGCCGCATCGCTTTGGGATATCGGTGACGGCGTCGCCTGCCTTGAATTCCATACCAAAATGAATGCGCTTGATGCCGATGTTCTTGGCATGATCAAGACATCCATCCGGACTGTCAAAAAGCAGTTCAAGGCGATGGTGATCTATAACGAAGGCAGCAATTTCTCTGCCGGGGCCAATCTTGGTCTGGCGCTGTTTGCCGCCAATATCGCCGCGTGGCCGGAAATCGAAAACCTCGTTGAAACCGGTCAGGAAACCTACAAGGCCCTTAAATATTCACCCTTCCCGGTTGTTGGCGCGCCCAGCGGCATGGCATTGGGCGGTGGCTGCGAGGTCCTTTTGCATTGTGATGCCGTACAGGCCCACGGGGAAACCTATATCGGTCTGGTCGAACCCGGCGTTGGCCTGATCCCGGCCTGGGGCGGGTGCAAGGAAATGATCCGTCGCTGGTCCGAAAACCCGAAATTCCCCAAGGGACCGATGGCCCCAAGTGCCAAGGCGTTTGAAATCATTTCGGTGGCAACCGTTGCCAAATCGGCAATGGAAGCCAAGGAAAACCTGTTCTTCCGCGAGGGTGATGGCATCACCATGAACCGCAACCGTCTGCTGGCCGATGCCAAGGCACGCGCATTGGCAATGGTCGAGGGTTACGAAGCCCCCGAAGAATTCACCTACCGCCTTCCGGGCGAAAGCGCACGGGTTGCCTTCGAGATGGCGGTTGATGGTTTCTATCGTCTGGGCAAGGCCACCGATTACGACCGTGTCGTCGCAGGTGAACTTGCCAGGGTTCTGGCCGGTGGTGACACCGATGTCACCGAAGAACTTTCCGAAGACGACATTCTGGAACTGGAGCGCGAAGGCTTCATGCGTCTGGTCCGCAACGAAGGCACCATGGCCCGGGTCGAGCATATGCTGCTGACCGGCAAGCCGTTGCGAAACTAG
- a CDS encoding OmpP1/FadL family transporter has protein sequence MTSKFKKGCLWGAASGTALICALAASGSAHASGFQVRETSGTLQGSSFAGMSTLSTDASTMFYNPGTVGQYKETSYSVGGSLIMPVAKAKNIVASGGAVTNTQTFNNGSYKDMAQDAFVPNAHAVWKLNDQLNLGVSITSPWGLVTDYEPDFAGRFYGTTSKIKTINIKPVLAYRFDNGLSIGAGPQIQQMDASLARSVPNLAGAGEGNSEVSGDSVDAGWAAGINWEVIDGTKIGLSYNSEIKHELDGKIDFDSAANALGYTDRNATAKVATPESITFGVSQELSSQWTVMADAQWTNWNSIDTLTFNYDGDISPQAGTQSSTSDEYKWGSAWFASLGARYQYDDNWSFTGGVAFDESPIKTKYRNVRLPDSDRYWVSLGAAYKVADWAAVSLGYTHVFANSARVDETDTFLGSYAADYDAHVDIIALQANFKF, from the coding sequence ATGACGTCCAAATTCAAGAAAGGCTGCCTGTGGGGGGCAGCTTCCGGAACAGCACTTATCTGCGCACTTGCCGCAAGCGGCAGCGCCCATGCTTCAGGCTTCCAGGTACGCGAAACCAGCGGCACATTACAGGGCTCCAGCTTTGCTGGCATGTCGACGCTCTCAACCGATGCATCGACCATGTTCTACAATCCCGGTACCGTCGGGCAATATAAGGAAACGAGCTACAGTGTTGGTGGCTCACTGATCATGCCCGTCGCGAAAGCAAAGAACATTGTGGCCTCTGGCGGAGCTGTAACGAATACTCAAACCTTCAATAACGGCAGCTATAAAGATATGGCACAGGACGCGTTTGTACCTAACGCCCATGCCGTCTGGAAACTAAATGACCAGTTAAATCTGGGTGTTTCAATTACGTCACCATGGGGACTGGTCACTGACTATGAACCTGATTTTGCAGGGCGCTTCTATGGTACAACCTCCAAAATCAAGACTATCAATATCAAGCCTGTTCTTGCCTACAGATTTGATAACGGGTTGTCGATCGGTGCTGGACCTCAAATTCAGCAGATGGATGCGTCGCTCGCTAGGTCGGTTCCAAACCTCGCTGGTGCCGGTGAAGGAAACAGTGAAGTAAGTGGTGATTCAGTGGATGCCGGCTGGGCCGCTGGTATCAATTGGGAAGTGATTGATGGTACGAAAATCGGTCTTTCCTACAACTCTGAAATCAAGCACGAACTTGACGGTAAAATTGACTTTGATTCGGCTGCCAACGCACTTGGTTACACCGACCGGAATGCGACGGCAAAGGTTGCCACGCCAGAATCAATCACCTTTGGCGTCTCCCAGGAACTGAGCAGTCAGTGGACCGTTATGGCAGACGCCCAGTGGACCAACTGGAACTCCATCGACACGCTCACCTTCAACTATGATGGCGACATTAGTCCACAAGCCGGAACGCAAAGCTCAACCTCTGACGAATACAAGTGGGGTAGCGCCTGGTTTGCATCACTTGGCGCAAGATACCAGTATGACGATAACTGGTCCTTTACGGGTGGCGTCGCCTTTGATGAATCGCCAATAAAAACCAAATATCGGAATGTTCGGCTGCCTGACTCTGACCGTTATTGGGTCTCGCTTGGTGCCGCATACAAGGTTGCAGACTGGGCGGCCGTAAGCCTTGGATATACCCACGTTTTCGCAAACTCGGCACGGGTTGACGAAACGGATACATTCCTTGGCAGCTATGCAGCCGACTACGATGCGCACGTCGACATCATCGCTCTACAGGCGAATTTCAAGTTCTGA
- a CDS encoding long-chain fatty acid--CoA ligase — translation MNQINVQDAPVLQNGVDISSPVRMRPVHEIFDDAAKRFAKRPCLDFLGRIYDYEDIARQIDRVAEGFHQLGVRKGDKVGLCLPNTPYYVICYYAVLKCGGVVVNFNPLYAKREIAYQIEDSGCRLMVTLNLKQIYSKVADCLDVTCLKRIVVCEMSDILPPVKSVLFSLFKRSELAEIPRDLRHIPFSRLADCKPINFVTDVTVNDLAVLQYTGGTTGRPKGAMLTHGNLSANVDQLTRWMPDANPGHEVTLCVLPFFHVFAMTVALNTSINLGAELVLQPRFELDALLKALDKKNVTIFPGVPTIYTAINNSPETLKHDLSSVRCCISGGAPLPVEVKHRFEEITGAKLVEGYGLTEASPVCTCNPVKGVNKEGSIGIPLPGADIQIRSLDRPDQVMPAGEKGEVCVRGPQVMPGYWQNDAATEATFVDGWLKTGDVGYADQDGYIFLVDRLKDVILCSGYNVYPRAIEEALYLHEQIAEVTVIGVPDQYRGQAPKAFVRLKDNVTDVTAEDLRTFLDDKISRIEMPREIEIREELPKTMVGKLSKKELVEEERLKREGKAQ, via the coding sequence ATGAACCAAATAAACGTCCAAGACGCGCCTGTCCTGCAAAACGGTGTCGATATCAGCTCGCCGGTGCGTATGCGCCCGGTTCACGAGATTTTTGATGATGCGGCAAAGCGTTTTGCCAAGCGCCCCTGTCTTGATTTCCTGGGTCGTATTTACGACTACGAAGACATTGCCAGACAAATCGATCGCGTCGCCGAAGGCTTTCATCAGCTCGGCGTGCGTAAAGGCGACAAGGTCGGGCTGTGCCTGCCCAACACGCCTTATTACGTGATCTGCTACTATGCCGTGCTGAAATGCGGCGGTGTCGTTGTCAATTTCAACCCGCTTTATGCCAAGCGCGAGATCGCCTATCAGATCGAGGATTCCGGTTGCCGCCTGATGGTAACGCTTAATCTGAAGCAGATTTATTCCAAGGTTGCCGATTGCCTGGATGTAACCTGCCTGAAGCGGATCGTCGTCTGCGAGATGAGCGACATCCTGCCCCCGGTCAAAAGCGTTCTTTTCAGCCTGTTCAAGCGCAGCGAACTTGCCGAAATCCCCAGGGATCTGCGTCATATCCCCTTCTCGCGGCTGGCTGACTGCAAACCCATAAATTTCGTGACCGACGTAACGGTCAACGATCTGGCCGTGCTGCAATATACCGGTGGTACAACCGGTCGCCCCAAGGGGGCAATGCTGACCCACGGGAATCTCAGCGCCAATGTCGATCAATTGACACGCTGGATGCCCGATGCCAATCCCGGCCATGAAGTCACGCTGTGTGTACTGCCATTCTTCCATGTCTTTGCCATGACCGTGGCACTGAACACATCGATCAATCTTGGGGCGGAACTTGTTCTGCAGCCGCGCTTCGAACTTGATGCGTTGTTAAAGGCACTCGACAAGAAAAACGTCACGATCTTCCCCGGTGTGCCGACGATCTACACGGCGATTAATAACTCGCCGGAAACGCTCAAACATGATCTGTCTTCGGTCCGTTGCTGCATTTCGGGCGGCGCGCCGCTTCCTGTTGAAGTCAAACACCGGTTCGAAGAAATCACCGGTGCCAAACTGGTCGAAGGCTATGGCCTGACCGAAGCCAGCCCGGTCTGCACATGCAATCCGGTCAAAGGTGTCAATAAGGAAGGATCAATCGGCATTCCCTTGCCCGGCGCCGATATCCAGATCAGGTCGCTTGATCGGCCCGATCAGGTCATGCCTGCCGGGGAAAAGGGCGAGGTTTGCGTTCGCGGTCCGCAGGTGATGCCGGGATACTGGCAGAACGATGCCGCAACCGAGGCCACCTTCGTCGATGGCTGGCTGAAAACCGGTGATGTCGGTTATGCCGATCAGGACGGATATATATTTCTGGTTGATCGACTTAAAGACGTTATTTTATGCAGCGGTTACAATGTCTATCCGCGTGCCATCGAAGAAGCGCTTTATCTGCATGAACAGATCGCCGAGGTCACGGTTATCGGCGTTCCCGATCAGTATCGCGGTCAGGCACCCAAGGCCTTTGTGCGGCTGAAGGACAATGTCACGGACGTAACCGCCGAAGATTTGCGAACATTCCTTGATGACAAGATTTCGAGAATCGAAATGCCACGTGAAATCGAGATCCGGGAAGAACTTCCAAAAACCATGGTCGGCAAATTGTCGAAGAAGGAACTGGTCGAGGAAGAGCGTCTGAAACGCGAGGGAAAAGCACAATAA
- a CDS encoding LysR substrate-binding domain-containing protein: protein MKRTPLPPLNSLRAAEAIGRNGTLLRTADELNVTPGAVSQQLKTLEQFLGLELFARTDKGMIPTEAGQRLLPGLSDAFTRIRDSIAAATRQDENVLTVTTGVIFAGKWLVPRLGRFRDRHPEIDIRISTDNRLTSFDRDDVDIGVRFGRGGWEGLRVHKLLEQQMLPVCAPSLKDRFREPADIARGPRIVDRLSFFAWQDWLNAAGTDEPLSGQEITFSDGYLALEAAMAGHGAMLGWPVIIQDALRNGDLIEPFKICAPTPYAYWLVSSESRWNRPTVQAFRNWIIEEVKSFASQTG, encoded by the coding sequence ATGAAACGAACGCCACTTCCCCCGTTAAACAGCCTTCGCGCCGCCGAGGCGATTGGCCGAAACGGCACACTTCTGCGCACGGCCGACGAACTCAACGTCACGCCAGGTGCAGTTAGCCAGCAGCTTAAAACGCTTGAACAATTTCTGGGGCTGGAGCTTTTTGCCCGAACCGACAAGGGCATGATCCCGACCGAAGCGGGTCAACGATTACTGCCGGGATTAAGCGATGCATTTACCCGCATCCGCGACAGCATTGCCGCAGCAACGCGGCAGGACGAAAACGTCCTGACCGTGACAACCGGGGTGATTTTTGCCGGAAAATGGCTGGTGCCGCGTCTTGGCCGGTTCCGTGACCGCCATCCGGAAATTGATATCCGGATTTCAACCGACAATCGGCTGACATCGTTTGATCGTGACGATGTTGACATCGGGGTACGGTTCGGCCGCGGTGGCTGGGAAGGATTGCGGGTGCACAAGCTTCTTGAACAGCAGATGCTGCCGGTTTGCGCCCCGTCACTCAAGGACCGCTTTCGCGAGCCGGCCGACATCGCGCGCGGGCCCCGCATTGTCGACCGCCTCAGTTTTTTCGCCTGGCAGGACTGGCTCAATGCGGCCGGAACGGATGAACCGCTTTCGGGGCAGGAAATCACGTTTTCCGACGGATATCTCGCACTTGAGGCCGCAATGGCCGGACATGGTGCCATGCTTGGCTGGCCCGTCATCATTCAGGACGCATTGCGCAATGGCGATCTGATTGAACCGTTCAAAATCTGCGCCCCGACGCCCTATGCCTACTGGCTCGTGTCATCGGAATCCCGCTGGAACCGCCCGACGGTGCAGGCGTTCCGGAACTGGATCATCGAAGAAGTAAAAAGCTTTGCGTCGCAGACGGGCTAA
- a CDS encoding DUF6134 family protein translates to MRHSFIKSTVLCTLAAGLIGSLGAISSAHADETLNYQVLKDGEPIGFETVEITDTPDGYTAAITTRTDVKVLFLQFQYGHSRLEKWRNDQLVSVDTDTNDDGSPYTYKAEYEGDCFEVAGKGVAKRDACDGAWPLTLWREDVTTKTSLYSVINAEPYAVTTRKTGTETLAINNREIPATHYVMTGDVQRDLWYGDDGRLLKTSFKRKGYDIDFIRVDAKDLQK, encoded by the coding sequence ATGCGGCACAGCTTTATCAAAAGCACCGTTCTTTGCACTTTGGCCGCCGGCCTGATCGGAAGCCTTGGTGCAATCTCATCGGCACATGCCGACGAAACGCTGAATTACCAGGTCTTGAAAGATGGCGAACCCATCGGCTTTGAAACGGTCGAAATCACCGACACGCCCGATGGTTATACTGCCGCCATCACCACGCGCACCGATGTGAAAGTCCTTTTCCTTCAATTCCAATATGGCCATTCACGCCTTGAAAAATGGCGGAACGATCAACTTGTGTCCGTTGATACCGATACAAATGATGACGGCTCCCCATATACCTACAAGGCTGAATACGAAGGTGACTGTTTCGAGGTCGCCGGCAAGGGTGTTGCGAAACGCGATGCCTGTGACGGCGCATGGCCCCTTACGCTCTGGCGCGAGGACGTCACCACGAAAACAAGCCTTTACAGCGTAATCAATGCCGAACCTTACGCTGTGACAACCCGGAAAACCGGGACAGAAACACTTGCCATCAATAACCGGGAAATACCCGCCACACACTATGTCATGACCGGGGATGTCCAACGCGATCTCTGGTATGGCGACGACGGCAGGCTTCTGAAAACAAGTTTCAAAAGAAAGGGTTACGACATCGACTTTATCCGGGTCGATGCCAAAGACCTTCAAAAATAA
- a CDS encoding LysE family translocator yields the protein MTFAAWLSVATICILGAMTPGPSLAVVLRYSVGQSRQAGFACAVAHGLGVGFYAVITMTGLGILFQTVPAFRNIVSVLGALYLIYLAIRAWRAAGSGARFESEQGGQVAETMTQAARDGFMIAFLNPKIALFFLALFSQFVSPEFEWGGKFLLAFTAAGIDAAWYCLVAVGLSHGAVLPWLRAHSMWIERIIAILFVVIAMRVIIGILPV from the coding sequence ATGACATTTGCCGCGTGGTTGTCCGTTGCGACAATCTGCATTCTGGGTGCGATGACACCCGGTCCCAGCCTTGCGGTTGTTTTACGTTATTCCGTCGGACAATCCCGTCAGGCAGGATTTGCCTGTGCGGTGGCTCATGGATTGGGCGTCGGTTTTTATGCCGTCATCACCATGACCGGCCTTGGCATACTTTTCCAGACGGTTCCGGCATTTCGCAATATCGTCAGCGTTCTTGGCGCGCTTTATCTGATCTATCTGGCGATCAGGGCATGGCGTGCGGCAGGATCGGGTGCGCGGTTCGAGTCCGAGCAGGGCGGGCAGGTCGCCGAAACAATGACGCAGGCGGCGCGTGACGGTTTCATGATTGCGTTTCTGAACCCGAAGATTGCGTTGTTCTTCCTTGCCCTGTTCAGTCAGTTCGTGTCCCCGGAATTCGAATGGGGGGGTAAATTCCTGCTGGCTTTCACGGCAGCGGGTATTGATGCGGCCTGGTACTGCCTTGTTGCGGTTGGCTTGTCGCATGGCGCGGTTTTGCCATGGCTGCGCGCACATTCGATGTGGATCGAACGCATCATCGCGATATTGTTTGTCGTGATTGCGATGCGGGTCATCATTGGCATTTTGCCGGTTTGA
- a CDS encoding thiolase family protein has product MTNAVIAGYVRSPFTPARKGALAKVRPDDLAAQVVKGLVDKTGIDPNTIEDLVLGCAFPEGEQGLNVARLITFLAGLPRSVGGVTVNRFCGSSMQSIHQAAGAIAIGAGDAFICAGIESMSRVPMMGFNPMPNPALYKEMPEAYMGMGDTAENVATKYSLSRADQEAFAIESHKKAAAAQAAGKFVDEIIPIEGPDGTIAEDGCIRGDTTAEGLADLKPAFKADGVVTAGTSSPLTDGASAVLVCSEEYAKKHGLTPLARIKSVAVDGCLPEIMGIGPVGASKKALTRAGIKASDLNVVELNEAFSSQAMASISDLGLDIKTVNIDGGALAIGHPLGATGARIVGKAAALLKREGGKYALASQCIGGGQGIATILEAM; this is encoded by the coding sequence ATGACCAATGCCGTTATTGCCGGATATGTCCGGTCACCTTTCACCCCGGCACGCAAAGGTGCCCTTGCCAAGGTCCGTCCTGACGATCTTGCGGCACAGGTCGTCAAAGGTCTAGTGGATAAAACCGGTATCGATCCCAACACGATCGAGGATCTGGTTCTGGGTTGTGCCTTCCCGGAAGGCGAACAGGGTCTTAACGTCGCCCGCCTGATCACTTTCCTGGCCGGTCTGCCACGATCGGTCGGCGGTGTCACGGTCAACCGTTTCTGCGGATCGTCCATGCAGTCGATCCATCAGGCCGCTGGTGCCATCGCGATTGGTGCCGGTGATGCCTTCATCTGCGCCGGTATCGAAAGCATGTCGCGCGTGCCGATGATGGGCTTCAACCCGATGCCAAACCCGGCCCTGTATAAGGAAATGCCCGAGGCATATATGGGCATGGGCGACACCGCAGAAAACGTCGCAACCAAATACAGCCTGTCGCGCGCCGATCAGGAAGCCTTTGCCATAGAAAGCCATAAAAAGGCCGCCGCAGCACAGGCAGCAGGCAAATTTGTCGATGAAATCATCCCGATTGAAGGCCCGGACGGCACAATCGCCGAAGATGGCTGCATTCGCGGCGACACCACAGCCGAAGGCCTTGCCGATCTGAAACCGGCTTTCAAGGCGGATGGTGTTGTCACTGCAGGCACATCCTCGCCGCTGACCGATGGCGCATCTGCCGTTCTGGTCTGCTCCGAGGAATATGCCAAGAAACACGGCCTCACACCACTCGCACGGATCAAATCTGTTGCTGTTGATGGTTGCCTGCCGGAAATCATGGGTATCGGCCCGGTTGGTGCCTCGAAAAAGGCACTGACACGCGCTGGTATCAAGGCTTCCGACCTTAATGTCGTTGAACTGAACGAAGCTTTCTCGTCGCAGGCAATGGCCAGCATTTCCGACCTTGGTCTGGATATCAAAACCGTCAATATCGATGGCGGCGCACTGGCCATCGGGCATCCGCTGGGTGCAACGGGTGCGCGTATTGTCGGCAAGGCCGCCGCCCTTCTGAAACGTGAAGGCGGCAAATACGCACTTGCCTCGCAATGTATTGGCGGGGGTCAGGGGATCGCGACCATTCTGGAGGCGATGTAA
- a CDS encoding PhzF family phenazine biosynthesis protein, with amino-acid sequence MSIAKTTKTHPYHIVDVFASSVLGGNPLAVVMDADDLSTTVMQAISREFNLSETTFLMRPETAGGADWKLRSFTGAGVEVGGTGHNALGAWWLLGHLGLLPAGQREFTQEIGGRDLPVEVLKGKDGITVTMDQAPAEGRAVLSDLDALALGLGVSRDDIGIGNVPVQTVYTGTAHLLVPMRSRSVIANVEPDVRRLRDILATVGAEGIYLFSLDPKDRSMTAHARFFNPTAGIVEDPATGSAAGPLAWQLAKYGYADANAPVRIIQGVEMDRPSVIRIDLDGDFIRLSGGGVLAASGELFV; translated from the coding sequence ATGAGCATCGCGAAAACGACGAAAACCCATCCGTATCATATCGTTGATGTTTTTGCGTCATCGGTGCTTGGCGGCAATCCGCTTGCGGTGGTGATGGATGCGGATGATTTATCGACCACCGTGATGCAGGCGATATCGCGCGAGTTCAATTTGTCTGAAACGACCTTCCTGATGCGTCCGGAAACTGCCGGTGGTGCGGATTGGAAACTTCGATCCTTTACCGGGGCCGGGGTCGAGGTTGGTGGAACCGGTCACAATGCTTTGGGGGCATGGTGGCTGCTTGGTCATCTTGGTTTGCTACCGGCCGGTCAGAGGGAATTTACCCAGGAAATCGGTGGCCGTGATCTGCCTGTTGAAGTCCTGAAAGGAAAAGACGGGATTACCGTGACCATGGATCAGGCGCCAGCAGAAGGCCGGGCGGTTCTTTCTGATCTGGATGCGCTTGCCTTGGGGCTTGGTGTTTCGCGTGACGATATTGGTATTGGCAATGTACCGGTGCAAACCGTTTACACCGGCACGGCACATCTTCTGGTCCCGATGCGTAGCCGATCTGTCATTGCGAATGTGGAGCCCGATGTGCGCCGTCTGCGCGATATTCTGGCAACGGTTGGGGCGGAGGGGATTTATCTGTTCTCGCTTGACCCCAAAGACAGAAGCATGACCGCGCATGCGCGTTTCTTCAATCCGACTGCCGGTATTGTCGAGGACCCGGCAACGGGCAGTGCCGCGGGGCCGCTGGCCTGGCAACTGGCGAAGTACGGTTATGCGGATGCGAACGCACCGGTCAGAATCATACAGGGCGTTGAAATGGACCGGCCCAGTGTGATTCGCATCGATCTGGATGGTGATTTCATCAGATTGTCTGGTGGTGGCGTGCTTGCGGCATCCGGGGAATTATTTGTGTAA
- a CDS encoding SCP2 sterol-binding domain-containing protein, with the protein MEDILESVKQKLPQLRGLNAVVAFDCGEDGHIVIDATGPEPEISDDDISDADCILKIKKANLEKMIAGKLDPMLAFTMGKLKIKGSMGVAAKLSSMLD; encoded by the coding sequence GTGGAGGATATCCTCGAATCCGTAAAACAGAAACTTCCGCAATTGCGCGGCCTTAATGCCGTGGTGGCCTTTGATTGCGGCGAAGACGGACATATCGTCATTGATGCTACCGGTCCGGAACCGGAAATCAGCGACGATGATATCAGCGACGCGGACTGCATCCTGAAAATCAAGAAAGCCAATCTGGAAAAGATGATTGCCGGCAAACTTGATCCGATGCTCGCCTTTACGATGGGCAAGCTCAAGATCAAGGGCTCCATGGGAGTCGCGGCAAAACTTTCATCCATGCTGGATTGA